One genomic window of Pelagibaculum spongiae includes the following:
- a CDS encoding cell division protein ZipA C-terminal FtsZ-binding domain-containing protein translates to MELYHLLIISGVVLVMVGLFDALRRWRKATREDEQIDLRSRAKFDLSTNGGAKEASDPFDGVLGPARPVKSSPAADASMQADLQPQTAQSAAEKRPSARPATQPSLADFDAEAVKVHKEPVFKANAVNSAASSEKARPASVGDSVHHEPTLNQFENQHIPASLLKQPSEVDLVEPVDDDPAENLPLDTLLEDITQQSDPADRSEPTAAEPIEPTFDMHKELDQTENTPDTACDEVREDQQYQVLMIHLATRGNGISGKALLLALEREQLQFGEMNIFHSHQDDDPALPIMFSLVNSMQPGNFDLDTMDQLITPSVTMFVQIPGPSNPRKAVWNMLETADRMAKQINADLLDCKRMPMKQDQAARMLDEAERLTPASV, encoded by the coding sequence GTGGAACTATACCATCTGCTAATAATTTCAGGAGTAGTACTGGTCATGGTGGGATTGTTTGATGCGTTGCGCCGGTGGCGTAAGGCAACCAGGGAAGATGAACAAATCGATTTGCGCAGTCGCGCTAAGTTCGACCTTTCTACAAATGGTGGAGCAAAGGAAGCTTCTGATCCGTTTGATGGTGTGCTCGGTCCTGCGCGTCCCGTGAAATCTAGCCCAGCAGCTGATGCTTCGATGCAAGCTGACTTGCAGCCACAAACTGCCCAGTCAGCTGCAGAAAAAAGACCATCAGCCAGGCCTGCTACTCAGCCGTCGCTTGCCGATTTTGATGCAGAAGCAGTAAAAGTGCATAAAGAGCCGGTATTTAAAGCCAATGCAGTCAACTCTGCTGCAAGCAGTGAAAAAGCCCGCCCAGCATCTGTCGGTGATTCGGTACATCATGAACCGACGCTGAATCAATTCGAGAATCAACATATTCCCGCTTCATTATTGAAGCAGCCATCGGAAGTTGATTTAGTTGAACCGGTGGATGACGACCCAGCAGAAAATTTGCCGCTGGATACATTGTTGGAAGATATTACTCAGCAGTCAGATCCTGCAGATCGAAGCGAACCCACTGCCGCAGAACCTATCGAGCCAACATTTGATATGCACAAAGAGTTAGATCAAACGGAAAACACGCCAGACACTGCGTGTGATGAAGTGAGAGAAGACCAGCAATATCAGGTGTTGATGATTCATCTGGCAACCCGTGGCAATGGTATTTCTGGAAAAGCGTTATTGCTGGCATTGGAACGGGAGCAGCTTCAATTTGGCGAAATGAACATTTTCCATAGTCACCAAGATGATGATCCAGCGCTGCCGATTATGTTTAGTCTGGTCAATTCTATGCAACCTGGTAATTTCGACCTAGATACTATGGATCAACTGATAACGCCTAGCGTGACGATGTTTGTTCAAATCCCCGGTCCGAGTAATCCTCGAAAGGCAGTTTGGAATATGTTGGAAACCGCTGACCGTATGGCCAAGCAAATTAATGCTGACCTGCTAGATTGCAAACGCATGCCAATGAAGCAAGATCAAGCAGCAAGAATGTTGGATGAAGCGGAGCGTTTAACCCCCGCATCAGTTTAA
- the ligA gene encoding NAD-dependent DNA ligase LigA — translation MSERESIKQRIELLRQQIRQHNHLYYVLDSPDLPDADYDRLFSELCDLESQHRDLIVPESPTQRIGGKPLVGFKSIAHRLPMLSLANAFNNEELADFARRASERLSHTSELTWSCEPKLDGLAVSLEYQDGVFVRGATRGDGQSGEDITENLRTIRAIPLKLLGGGWPASLEVRGEVYMPIAGLEKLNAKARILDGKIFANPRNAAAGSLRQLDPKIAASRPLSFFAYSVGAVEPDSLPAGQIELLLQLKEWGFPVSDLIKRVDSLQGCFDYYEDLTAKRDDLAFEIDGIVYKVNDRQLQKQLGQVARAPRWAIARKFPAQEKSTLLEGVDFQVGRTGAVTPVARLKSVDLAGVVVSNATLHNMDEVTRLNLCIGDTVVVRRAGDVIPQVVRVVQTERRGIEPIKMPSECPVCGSAVKRAEGEAVSRCSGGLFCGAQRKQAIIHFASRKALDVEGLGDKLVELLVERELVKSPADLFRVQADTVARLPRMGEKSATKLVSALEKARETTLERFIYSLGIREVGEATARNLALYFTELDKIRQADHEALIAVADVGEIVAKNIRSFFSETHNAEVVDDLIQFVHWPEIEKIVDENSQPLQGLTFVITGSFAAYQRSDLKNQLQQMGAKVSGSVSKKTHCLIAGEAAGSKLDKATELEIKIIDETQVAELLENPESFWQQVG, via the coding sequence ATGAGCGAACGTGAGAGCATAAAGCAGCGTATTGAACTACTGCGGCAACAAATCCGTCAACACAATCATCTTTATTATGTTTTAGATTCCCCTGACCTTCCTGATGCTGATTATGATCGGCTATTTAGTGAGCTTTGTGATTTGGAGTCTCAGCACAGGGATTTAATTGTTCCTGAGTCTCCAACTCAAAGAATTGGTGGCAAGCCTCTAGTTGGCTTTAAGAGCATTGCTCATCGGTTGCCGATGTTGTCGTTGGCCAATGCTTTTAATAATGAAGAATTGGCAGACTTCGCCCGCCGTGCCAGTGAGCGGTTGAGCCACACCTCAGAATTAACCTGGTCGTGCGAGCCAAAACTCGACGGTTTAGCGGTCAGCTTGGAATATCAAGATGGTGTTTTTGTTCGAGGTGCAACCCGTGGTGATGGCCAGTCGGGTGAAGACATTACCGAAAACCTGCGTACTATCAGAGCTATTCCCCTGAAATTGTTGGGTGGAGGCTGGCCGGCATCATTAGAAGTTCGCGGCGAAGTTTATATGCCGATCGCCGGGCTAGAAAAATTAAATGCCAAGGCGCGGATTCTTGACGGCAAAATATTCGCCAACCCACGAAATGCCGCAGCTGGCAGTTTGCGTCAGTTAGATCCTAAAATTGCCGCCAGCCGCCCACTGAGCTTTTTTGCTTATAGCGTCGGTGCAGTGGAGCCTGATAGTTTGCCTGCAGGGCAAATTGAATTGTTATTGCAGTTAAAAGAGTGGGGTTTCCCGGTTTCTGATTTAATCAAACGGGTTGATTCTTTGCAGGGCTGTTTTGATTATTATGAAGATTTAACCGCTAAACGTGATGACTTAGCATTTGAAATTGATGGCATTGTTTACAAAGTAAATGACCGCCAATTGCAAAAGCAATTGGGTCAGGTTGCTCGAGCGCCGCGCTGGGCAATTGCCAGAAAATTCCCCGCCCAAGAAAAATCAACTTTGCTAGAAGGCGTTGATTTTCAAGTTGGTCGAACCGGCGCAGTCACACCAGTGGCACGTTTGAAGTCGGTTGATTTAGCCGGGGTGGTGGTTAGCAATGCGACCTTGCATAACATGGATGAAGTTACTCGATTGAACTTGTGTATCGGTGATACGGTGGTAGTTCGTCGTGCTGGTGATGTAATCCCTCAAGTAGTAAGGGTTGTCCAAACTGAAAGAAGAGGCATCGAGCCCATAAAAATGCCGAGCGAGTGCCCGGTTTGTGGTTCTGCGGTTAAACGAGCTGAAGGTGAAGCAGTTTCTCGCTGTAGCGGCGGATTATTCTGCGGCGCACAACGTAAACAAGCAATCATTCATTTTGCATCGCGTAAAGCACTCGATGTTGAAGGACTGGGCGATAAGTTAGTCGAATTATTAGTTGAACGTGAACTGGTTAAATCACCAGCCGATTTATTCCGTGTCCAGGCTGATACGGTTGCTCGATTGCCACGCATGGGCGAAAAATCTGCGACTAAATTGGTGAGTGCTTTAGAAAAAGCCAGAGAAACTACTCTGGAACGGTTTATCTATTCGTTAGGTATTCGTGAAGTGGGTGAGGCGACTGCCAGAAATTTGGCGTTGTATTTTACTGAATTAGATAAAATTCGTCAGGCAGATCATGAAGCATTAATTGCTGTGGCAGATGTTGGTGAAATTGTCGCTAAAAATATTCGCAGCTTTTTCTCTGAAACTCATAATGCAGAAGTGGTTGATGATTTAATTCAATTTGTCCATTGGCCAGAAATTGAGAAGATTGTTGATGAAAATAGTCAACCTTTACAAGGGTTAACTTTTGTCATCACTGGTAGCTTCGCGGCTTATCAGCGAAGTGACTTGAAGAACCAGCTACAACAAATGGGCGCAAAAGTAAGCGGCAGTGTTTCAAAGAAAACCCATTGCTTGATTGCCGGTGAAGCGGCAGGTTCGAAGCTGGATAAAGCGACTGAGCTTGAAATAAAAATCATTGATGAAACACAAGTAGCTGAGCTTTTGGAGAACCCAGAGTCATTCTGGCAGCAAGTGGGTTAA
- the smc gene encoding chromosome segregation protein SMC, whose amino-acid sequence MRLKQIKLAGFKSFVDPTTVPFPGNLCAVLGPNGCGKSNVIDAVRWVMGESSAKNLRGESMTDVIFNGSSRRKPVGLCTVELVFENTEGRIGGEYAKYAELAIKRQVTREAQSTYFLNGTKCRRKDITDIFLGTGLGPRSYAIIEQGMISRLIESRPEELRVFLEEAASISKYKERRRETENRMKHTRENLERLADLQEELDTQLSRLKRQSDAARRYKALREQERTLKAQLLAIRWRNMQLQIQDAELSLSAQETRMEASLAEIRKADADLVACREGNSENTDKFNEIQGQYYQLGSSLARIEQDVEHSKSRQQQLQQEQLRDQETRQELIRQLEHDRQQLEVCREELMMLEPELEEVQMADEESHERLLQAEQALEEWQQKWDHFQQNSSDSTSKAEVEKAKLQHLEDGLEKSLQRIERLKQERGLIDDQSMEIELESILEQQMMVEEQLSELDIQREELTEKRQQLQQDVRELEQQLSEAQNHLQQQKGRETSLKVLQQAALGLGQEQANQWLEQQGLENAPRVGQLLEVESGWELAVETLLGERLEAVSIENLAGLNLDQTPASGQWLVESGLQDSQSLSGIIRKGIPPLWFDQIQLAENLPAAQQMLTGLNDQQSIITKDGFWLGKGWLRLKPAENESGGVLEREQQLRQLTEEIEIQTEKVESLKLALETSRETLEQQARQQTDLQQQRESMASSASEVRARQSSLQASLDQVRQRSGQLDQELAELTEGRMIDQETLIESRQQLEQALQSLMEANDLREQLQGRRENLQNSVADARNGGRQLREKHHQLSGRVQSLKSTEQSAAQAIRRLQDQQQQLQERAEEVAMQLEEVTFPIEEKLMQQQELLERRLLVEDQLNAARDGMQGIQHQILSLEEKRAEAERQLEGVRSALEQQRLSHQTLIVQQRTVEDQLKEGEFLLKEIIEDLPETTDDRQWVKDLESVSEKIRRLGAINLAAIEEYQTQAERKEYLDSQRDDLERALETLENAIRKIDKETRACFKETFDKVNDGLQTLFPKVFGGGAAWLELTGEDLLDTGVTIMARPPGKRNSTIHLLSGGEKALTAIALVFSIFQLNPAPFCMLDEVDAPLDDANVGRYCKLVKEMSEQVQFIYITHNKIAMEMASQLTGVTMQEPGVSRLVAVDVDQAVELIEH is encoded by the coding sequence ATGCGACTGAAACAAATTAAGCTGGCCGGTTTCAAATCCTTTGTTGACCCCACCACGGTACCGTTTCCCGGGAATCTGTGTGCGGTTTTGGGGCCGAATGGCTGTGGTAAATCGAATGTAATTGACGCGGTACGCTGGGTAATGGGTGAGTCTTCAGCCAAAAACCTGCGTGGCGAGTCGATGACCGATGTTATTTTTAATGGTTCAAGCCGACGTAAACCGGTTGGACTTTGTACCGTTGAGCTAGTGTTTGAAAATACTGAGGGTCGAATTGGTGGCGAGTATGCCAAATATGCTGAGTTGGCGATTAAACGCCAGGTAACTCGTGAAGCCCAGTCGACTTATTTTCTCAACGGCACCAAATGTCGTCGTAAAGATATTACCGATATCTTTTTAGGTACCGGTCTTGGCCCGCGTAGTTACGCGATTATCGAGCAGGGAATGATTTCCCGTTTGATTGAATCTCGCCCAGAAGAACTTCGAGTATTTCTTGAAGAAGCGGCCAGTATTTCAAAATACAAAGAGCGTCGTCGCGAAACCGAAAACCGCATGAAACACACACGAGAAAATCTCGAGCGGTTGGCAGATTTACAAGAAGAACTCGATACGCAACTTTCACGGCTAAAACGGCAATCCGACGCGGCGCGTCGTTATAAGGCATTGCGTGAGCAGGAAAGAACGCTCAAAGCGCAGTTATTGGCGATTCGCTGGCGCAATATGCAGCTACAAATTCAGGATGCAGAGTTATCACTTTCAGCCCAAGAAACTCGCATGGAAGCATCGCTGGCAGAGATCCGAAAAGCCGATGCTGACTTAGTAGCGTGCCGTGAAGGTAATAGCGAAAACACCGATAAATTTAATGAAATTCAGGGCCAGTATTATCAATTAGGCTCGAGTTTGGCACGAATCGAACAAGATGTAGAACATAGTAAAAGTCGCCAACAGCAATTGCAGCAAGAGCAATTACGCGATCAGGAAACACGTCAGGAATTAATTCGTCAGCTAGAACACGACCGCCAGCAATTGGAAGTGTGCCGTGAAGAATTAATGATGCTGGAACCTGAGCTTGAAGAAGTGCAAATGGCTGATGAAGAAAGTCATGAGCGTTTATTGCAAGCCGAGCAGGCGTTAGAAGAATGGCAACAAAAGTGGGATCACTTTCAGCAAAACAGTTCTGATTCCACCAGTAAAGCAGAAGTTGAAAAGGCCAAACTACAGCATTTAGAAGATGGGCTGGAAAAATCATTACAGCGCATTGAACGTTTAAAGCAGGAGCGCGGTTTAATTGATGACCAGTCAATGGAAATTGAACTGGAGTCGATTCTTGAGCAGCAAATGATGGTGGAAGAACAACTATCTGAGCTGGATATTCAGCGGGAAGAATTAACCGAAAAGCGTCAGCAATTACAGCAAGATGTTCGTGAGCTGGAGCAGCAATTATCTGAAGCACAAAATCATTTGCAGCAGCAAAAGGGCCGAGAAACATCGTTAAAAGTTTTACAGCAAGCTGCACTGGGGTTGGGTCAGGAACAGGCCAACCAGTGGCTTGAGCAGCAAGGGCTGGAAAATGCACCGAGAGTGGGGCAATTGCTGGAAGTTGAATCGGGTTGGGAACTGGCAGTTGAAACGCTGTTGGGTGAACGGCTGGAAGCGGTTTCTATTGAAAATCTGGCTGGATTAAATCTCGATCAAACACCAGCCAGCGGCCAATGGTTAGTAGAATCTGGCCTGCAAGATTCCCAGTCATTATCGGGAATTATCCGTAAAGGTATTCCGCCGCTATGGTTTGATCAGATTCAACTGGCAGAAAATTTACCGGCAGCGCAGCAAATGTTGACCGGTTTAAATGACCAACAATCGATTATTACTAAAGATGGTTTTTGGCTTGGTAAAGGTTGGTTGCGATTAAAACCGGCAGAAAATGAATCAGGCGGTGTGCTGGAACGCGAGCAACAACTGCGTCAGTTAACTGAAGAAATTGAAATTCAGACCGAAAAAGTCGAAAGCTTGAAATTGGCATTGGAGACTTCTCGAGAAACTTTAGAGCAACAAGCCAGGCAGCAGACGGATTTACAGCAGCAACGCGAAAGCATGGCATCTAGCGCATCGGAAGTTCGAGCCCGTCAATCTAGCTTGCAAGCAAGCCTTGATCAAGTTCGCCAACGTAGCGGTCAATTAGATCAAGAACTGGCGGAATTAACGGAAGGGCGAATGATTGATCAAGAAACTTTGATCGAAAGTCGCCAGCAGCTAGAGCAAGCACTACAGTCTTTAATGGAAGCCAATGACCTGCGTGAACAATTGCAAGGTCGAAGAGAAAACTTACAAAATAGTGTTGCTGATGCTCGAAATGGTGGTCGCCAATTGCGTGAAAAGCACCATCAATTATCTGGTCGGGTTCAATCACTAAAAAGTACTGAACAAAGTGCAGCTCAGGCGATTCGTCGTTTGCAAGATCAGCAGCAACAATTGCAAGAGCGTGCCGAAGAAGTGGCAATGCAGTTGGAAGAAGTGACCTTCCCGATTGAAGAAAAACTGATGCAACAGCAAGAATTGCTAGAGCGCCGGTTGCTAGTGGAAGATCAATTAAATGCTGCCCGAGATGGCATGCAAGGAATACAGCACCAAATTCTTTCGTTAGAAGAAAAACGCGCCGAAGCAGAGCGTCAGTTAGAAGGCGTTCGAAGTGCTTTGGAGCAGCAGCGACTCAGCCACCAAACTTTAATCGTTCAACAAAGGACGGTTGAAGATCAGTTAAAAGAAGGTGAGTTTCTGCTGAAAGAAATTATTGAAGATTTGCCAGAAACTACCGATGATCGACAATGGGTTAAAGATCTGGAATCGGTGTCTGAAAAAATTCGCCGCTTAGGTGCGATTAACCTAGCAGCGATTGAAGAATATCAGACCCAAGCCGAACGAAAAGAATACCTAGACAGTCAAAGAGATGATTTGGAGCGGGCGCTAGAAACGCTGGAAAATGCGATTCGCAAGATCGACAAAGAAACACGAGCCTGCTTTAAAGAGACCTTTGATAAGGTGAATGATGGCTTGCAGACCTTGTTTCCTAAGGTTTTTGGTGGTGGTGCCGCATGGTTGGAGTTGACTGGTGAAGATCTGTTGGATACCGGTGTTACGATTATGGCGCGTCCGCCGGGTAAGCGAAATTCAACCATCCATTTATTATCGGGTGGTGAAAAAGCTTTGACTGCGATTGCACTGGTATTTTCAATTTTTCAGCTAAATCCCGCTCCATTCTGTATGCTTGATGAAGTGGATGCACCGTTGGACGACGCAAACGTCGGCCGATATTGCAAGCTGGTCAAGGAAATGTCAGAGCAAGTGCAGTTTATTTACATAACTCACAATAAAATTGCCATGGAAATGGCGAGTCAGCTTACCGGTGTCACCATGCAAGAGCCCGGCGTTTCACGCCTGGTTGCTGTAGACGTAGATCAAGCCGTGGAACTGATCGAACACTAA
- the ccmD gene encoding heme exporter protein CcmD, whose translation MNFHFDSFADFLAMGGYGYYVWIAYGVFAAVMVFNLLQPGFVRKSLMAEIRSRVRRKAREKTQAKGGQ comes from the coding sequence ATGAATTTTCACTTCGACAGTTTTGCTGATTTTTTAGCAATGGGCGGTTACGGCTATTATGTCTGGATTGCTTATGGTGTATTTGCTGCAGTAATGGTGTTTAACTTGCTGCAACCTGGTTTTGTTCGCAAGAGTCTGATGGCTGAAATTCGTAGCCGAGTAAGACGTAAAGCGCGCGAAAAAACTCAAGCGAAAGGAGGTCAATAA
- a CDS encoding DUF6500 family protein — MKDILRKKIIKVCDDKIEKKGSNVGLSFYAFFANKNDDPELLMQTAEWWIMKHKLDHFEKALKIREMVLAGQ; from the coding sequence ATGAAAGACATTCTCCGTAAAAAAATCATCAAAGTGTGTGATGATAAAATTGAAAAGAAAGGTTCGAATGTCGGGCTTTCCTTCTATGCATTTTTTGCCAATAAGAATGATGATCCTGAATTGCTAATGCAAACAGCAGAATGGTGGATCATGAAACACAAACTGGATCATTTCGAAAAGGCGCTGAAAATTAGAGAAATGGTGCTCGCAGGTCAATAG
- the yghU gene encoding glutathione-dependent disulfide-bond oxidoreductase: protein MSNDSAYVPAKVWKWVGENGGVWGSMNRPTAGATHDKELPVGKHPLQLYSMATPNGVKITVMLEELLALGISEAEYDAYLIRIGEGDQFGSGFVDANPNSKIPALVDMSTEQPTKVFESGSILLYLAEKFNAFIPAEPAGRTECLNWLFWQMGSAPYLGGGFGHFYHYAPEKIEYCIDRFAMEVKRQLDVLDKQLANNRYIAGDEYTIADIAIWPWYGALVMNQAYEAAEFLDTDSYQHVNRWANEILARPAVQRGKMVNKSWGELEEQLHERHAASDFETATQDKLEQK, encoded by the coding sequence ATGTCGAATGATTCTGCATATGTGCCAGCCAAGGTTTGGAAGTGGGTTGGTGAGAATGGTGGTGTTTGGGGCAGTATGAACCGCCCAACTGCTGGTGCGACCCATGACAAGGAATTGCCAGTAGGCAAGCACCCATTACAGCTCTATTCGATGGCCACACCGAATGGTGTAAAGATAACCGTAATGTTGGAAGAGCTACTGGCGCTGGGCATTAGTGAAGCTGAATATGATGCGTATTTAATCAGAATTGGTGAAGGTGATCAGTTTGGTTCTGGCTTTGTTGATGCAAACCCTAACTCAAAAATTCCTGCTTTGGTCGATATGAGTACCGAGCAGCCGACTAAGGTGTTTGAATCTGGCTCGATCCTTCTTTATTTAGCCGAAAAATTTAATGCGTTTATTCCGGCAGAACCCGCCGGGCGAACTGAATGTTTGAATTGGTTGTTCTGGCAAATGGGCAGCGCACCTTATTTAGGTGGTGGTTTTGGTCATTTTTACCATTACGCGCCTGAAAAAATTGAATATTGCATTGACCGTTTTGCAATGGAAGTAAAGCGCCAACTAGATGTGCTGGATAAGCAGTTAGCCAATAATCGTTATATTGCGGGTGATGAATATACTATTGCTGATATTGCGATCTGGCCTTGGTATGGCGCACTGGTAATGAACCAGGCGTATGAAGCAGCAGAGTTTCTCGATACCGATTCTTACCAGCATGTGAATCGTTGGGCCAACGAGATTTTAGCGCGGCCAGCTGTGCAGCGTGGAAAAATGGTGAATAAGAGTTGGGGTGAGCTTGAAGAGCAGTTGCATGAGCGTCATGCCGCCTCCGATTTTGAAACTGCGACTCAAGATAAACTTGAGCAAAAGTAG
- a CDS encoding glycerophosphodiester phosphodiesterase, with product MRRLILIFPMTVVIWLVLWLLPAANSVAPHRYYESSNTLAVIAHRAGRGEMPDSTLPAAVAAHRLNAVIELDIHQSKDAVLVVRHNDTVDATTEGSGLIKQRTLQQLKQLDAGYRFDPQKKSSFPFRNKNIKIATLAEIIAATPNAKYVFELKQIEPSIVEPLCRFINKNSLQNKVLVGSFSIDALADFRQLCPDVATSMSAQEVLALVLMQKIGLSHLLPIRANAVQVPIYRYGLTILTPSFVEAVQQRGLRVEAWTINQPKQMQKMIDLAVDGIITDYPAKLIRLLGEK from the coding sequence ATGCGCAGACTGATTTTAATATTTCCTATGACGGTTGTCATCTGGTTGGTGCTCTGGTTGCTGCCTGCGGCTAATTCAGTTGCGCCGCATCGCTACTATGAGTCATCAAATACTTTAGCAGTAATTGCCCATAGGGCTGGGCGAGGCGAAATGCCTGACAGTACTTTGCCAGCTGCGGTTGCGGCGCATCGGTTGAATGCGGTGATTGAATTAGACATTCACCAGAGTAAAGATGCTGTGTTGGTGGTTCGGCATAATGATACGGTCGATGCCACCACTGAAGGCTCTGGTTTAATTAAACAAAGAACGCTCCAGCAATTAAAACAGCTGGATGCCGGTTATCGATTTGATCCTCAAAAAAAGTCCAGTTTTCCATTTCGAAATAAAAACATAAAAATTGCTACGCTAGCAGAAATTATTGCAGCAACTCCCAATGCTAAATATGTTTTTGAGTTGAAGCAAATAGAACCTTCGATTGTTGAGCCATTGTGCCGGTTTATTAATAAAAACAGTTTGCAGAACAAAGTGCTTGTTGGATCTTTTTCGATTGATGCGTTAGCTGATTTTCGCCAGCTTTGCCCCGATGTCGCGACTTCTATGTCGGCGCAGGAAGTACTAGCATTGGTTCTCATGCAAAAAATTGGCTTGTCTCATTTATTGCCGATTCGAGCAAATGCAGTGCAGGTTCCGATTTATCGCTATGGATTGACTATTTTAACGCCATCATTTGTTGAAGCGGTCCAGCAGAGAGGTTTGAGGGTCGAAGCTTGGACAATTAATCAACCTAAACAAATGCAGAAAATGATTGATTTGGCGGTTGATGGGATTATTACTGACTATCCAGCTAAGTTAATTCGCTTGTTAGGTGAAAAATAA
- the cysZ gene encoding sulfate transporter CysZ codes for MHSLSTLGQSFSLLFSSRLRRWVLIPQLANLLLYIILAFSGWNLVADYLAQWLSDLPQWLSLLDEVLTALATLLLLIVFQFTFLLTANLIAAPFNSVIAEILLDHQLTANPFSWSQLKLVFSRELSKLGYILPRAILILLLSFIPLVGPILAAFWGAWILMVNYSDYAQEVAGRPFKDLPKKLAQGKISTLLIGFCFSVVLMVPLLNLLIPAWATIAGCKHWQALEK; via the coding sequence ATGCATAGCTTATCCACACTCGGCCAATCCTTTAGCCTGTTATTTTCATCCCGGCTCCGCCGATGGGTGCTAATCCCACAATTGGCCAACCTGCTACTTTACATCATTCTGGCCTTCAGCGGGTGGAACTTAGTTGCCGATTATCTGGCACAATGGCTCAGCGACCTACCCCAATGGTTGTCATTATTGGATGAAGTTTTAACTGCATTGGCGACATTACTTTTATTGATCGTTTTTCAGTTCACATTTCTGTTAACTGCCAACTTGATTGCCGCTCCGTTCAACAGTGTGATTGCAGAAATTCTGCTCGATCACCAATTAACTGCCAACCCTTTTTCTTGGTCGCAGTTAAAGCTGGTGTTCTCCCGCGAACTCAGCAAATTGGGTTACATCCTACCCAGAGCCATTCTTATTCTACTGCTGAGCTTTATTCCGTTGGTTGGACCGATTCTAGCGGCCTTCTGGGGAGCCTGGATCTTAATGGTTAATTACAGTGATTACGCCCAGGAAGTGGCTGGCAGGCCTTTTAAAGATCTGCCAAAAAAATTAGCGCAAGGCAAAATCTCTACCTTGCTGATTGGCTTTTGTTTTTCGGTGGTTTTAATGGTGCCTTTGCTAAATTTGTTAATTCCCGCTTGGGCAACCATCGCCGGATGTAAGCATTGGCAAGCACTCGAAAAATAA
- the ccmE gene encoding cytochrome c maturation protein CcmE produces the protein MTPKRKKRLTVVMLILFGVGTSVALLLQAFQQGVNLFYTPQQVVQGEAPKGAVFRVGGVVVPDSVNRADDSLKVTFGLTDNKGTITVHYEGILPDLFREGQGIVSLGSLDGKGGFRAQEVLAKHDENYMAPEVVEALGESHIAALKAKAEAAQEDQSLKADAKGFN, from the coding sequence ATGACACCTAAACGTAAAAAACGCTTAACGGTAGTAATGCTGATTTTATTTGGTGTTGGTACTTCAGTGGCCTTATTGCTTCAAGCCTTTCAACAGGGGGTTAACCTGTTTTATACCCCACAACAAGTTGTTCAGGGTGAAGCACCGAAAGGCGCAGTTTTCCGTGTTGGTGGTGTGGTCGTGCCAGACAGTGTTAACCGCGCTGATGATTCATTAAAAGTCACCTTTGGATTAACCGACAATAAAGGCACTATTACTGTTCACTACGAAGGTATTTTGCCAGATCTGTTCCGAGAAGGTCAGGGTATAGTCAGCCTAGGTTCGCTCGATGGTAAAGGCGGATTCCGTGCCCAGGAAGTGCTAGCCAAGCACGATGAAAATTATATGGCGCCAGAAGTTGTTGAAGCCCTAGGTGAATCTCATATCGCCGCATTAAAAGCCAAAGCAGAAGCTGCGCAAGAAGATCAAAGCTTAAAAGCAGATGCTAAAGGTTTTAACTAG